The proteins below come from a single Candidatus Paceibacterota bacterium genomic window:
- the lepB gene encoding signal peptidase I — MDQGEKKSSGLRLIIEDILGLSAETAKIVIISLVVIIGIRTYVMQPFFVSGSSMEPNFHDGDYLIVDELSYEIGEPKRGDVIIFKYPKNPNEYFIKRIIGLPGEKIEISNNTIRIYNNARPEGFVVGEDKYIPQTTVTTGNYIAELKNDEYYVLGDNRVASADSRWWGVLDRHFIVGKALIRAWPYNDLAIFEGAQYENP, encoded by the coding sequence ATGGATCAAGGGGAAAAAAAATCGAGCGGATTAAGATTGATCATTGAAGATATATTGGGATTATCAGCTGAAACTGCAAAGATCGTGATAATAAGTCTTGTTGTCATAATAGGCATCAGAACTTATGTAATGCAGCCTTTTTTTGTGAGCGGAAGCAGCATGGAGCCTAATTTCCATGATGGCGATTATTTGATAGTCGACGAGCTAAGCTATGAGATCGGTGAGCCAAAAAGAGGAGATGTCATAATATTCAAATATCCGAAAAATCCTAACGAATATTTTATTAAGAGGATAATTGGATTGCCGGGTGAAAAAATTGAAATATCAAACAACACTATACGGATCTATAATAATGCAAGGCCGGAGGGGTTTGTTGTCGGTGAAGATAAATACATACCGCAGACAACCGTCACTACGGGTAATTATATTGCCGAGCTTAAGAATGACGAATATTACGTTCTGGGAGATAACAGAGTTGCGAGCGCGGATTCAAGATGGTGGGGCGTTTTGGATAGACATTTTATTGTCGGAAAGGCACTGATCAGAGCGTGGCCGTATAATGATCTTGCGATATTCGAAGGGGCACAATACGAGAATCCGTAA
- a CDS encoding GatB/YqeY domain-containing protein: protein MGLKDKIRSDLKASMKNQDKISLSVLRLLNSDIRNKEIELIKEIGDDDVVKIIKSNVKKRKDSVEMYKQGKREDLVKQEESEIVILQKYLPEEMGEEAIRTIVKNVISKTGLGKSSDFGGLMKEVMKETGGNADGKTVSSIVRDELGKIQ from the coding sequence ATGGGCTTAAAAGATAAAATTAGGAGTGATCTCAAGGCTTCCATGAAAAATCAAGACAAGATATCTTTGTCAGTTTTGAGGTTGCTGAATTCGGATATACGGAACAAGGAGATTGAGCTCATAAAGGAGATCGGTGACGACGATGTTGTAAAGATAATTAAAAGCAATGTAAAAAAAAGAAAAGATTCTGTGGAAATGTATAAACAGGGAAAACGAGAAGATCTTGTTAAGCAGGAAGAAAGTGAAATCGTAATTTTACAGAAGTATCTTCCGGAGGAAATGGGCGAAGAGGCGATAAGAACTATCGTAAAGAATGTTATATCAAAAACCGGCCTCGGCAAATCTTCCGATTTCGGCGGACTCATGAAAGAAGTTATGAAAGAAACGGGAGGCAATGCGGATGGCAAAACCGTAAGCTCTATTGTCAGAGATGAGCTTGGAAAAATCCAATAA
- a CDS encoding 30S ribosomal protein S21, which yields MIEVKRKDNESVGSLLRRFSKKVQQSGLLIQARNSRFKEKTKSRTERRKSALRRNEIVSEKERLRKLGKLEEEYSKY from the coding sequence ATGATTGAAGTTAAAAGAAAAGACAATGAAAGCGTCGGAAGCCTGCTGAGAAGATTTTCCAAAAAAGTACAGCAGAGCGGTCTTCTTATCCAAGCGCGAAATTCAAGGTTCAAGGAAAAGACAAAGAGCCGGACCGAGAGAAGAAAAAGCGCACTCAGGAGAAATGAGATCGTGAGCGAAAAGGAAAGATTGAGAAAATTGGGCAAGCTTGAAGAAGAATACAGCAAGTATTAA
- a CDS encoding flavodoxin family protein, with amino-acid sequence MKIIAFCGSARKGNTEYILNKVLTKADRMGHQTDLILLREKRIELCDGCFECDATNKCKIKDGMQDIYDRMERSDLVIFASPNYFDSYTGLMKNFIDRLRPYCTSGKMNGKKMVVISVGGGGPISTKRLNSNFDVVADKLGMILVGDLDFIAKGPNDVENDPENISKIENFIQGVLS; translated from the coding sequence ATGAAAATAATTGCTTTTTGCGGCAGTGCGAGAAAGGGAAATACCGAATATATTCTGAATAAAGTGCTGACAAAGGCGGACAGGATGGGGCATCAAACGGACCTGATTCTTCTCCGCGAGAAAAGGATCGAGCTTTGCGACGGATGCTTTGAATGCGATGCTACCAATAAATGCAAGATCAAAGACGGCATGCAGGACATATATGACAGGATGGAGAGAAGCGATCTCGTGATATTCGCGAGTCCGAATTATTTCGACAGCTATACGGGCCTTATGAAAAATTTCATTGACAGATTGAGGCCATATTGCACAAGCGGGAAGATGAATGGAAAAAAAATGGTAGTGATCTCTGTCGGCGGAGGCGGTCCTATTTCAACTAAACGCCTAAATTCGAATTTTGATGTCGTTGCGGATAAGCTTGGAATGATCCTGGTGGGTGATCTGGATTTTATCGCAAAGGGACCGAACGATGTTGAGAATGATCCTGAAAATATCAGCAAAATAGAGAATTTCATTCAAGGCGTATTGTCTTAA
- a CDS encoding diacylglycerol kinase: MPFSIKNFYRSLINASRGIKYAAKEQNFRIQIIISTIVIFFAQYFDVRAWEKLTLVLIIVLILVLEILNSVFERVVDILEPRVHPYAKIIKDMMAAAVLISAIGAVIIGLIIFGPRIGV; the protein is encoded by the coding sequence ATGCCATTCAGTATAAAAAATTTTTACAGGAGCTTAATAAACGCTTCAAGGGGGATTAAATATGCGGCAAAAGAGCAAAATTTCAGGATACAGATAATAATTTCGACGATTGTTATTTTTTTTGCTCAATATTTTGATGTTCGGGCGTGGGAAAAATTGACTTTGGTCCTTATAATAGTGCTGATCCTGGTGCTAGAAATTCTGAATAGTGTATTTGAAAGGGTTGTGGATATTCTTGAGCCCAGAGTTCATCCATACGCGAAGATCATAAAGGACATGATGGCTGCAGCGGTTCTTATTTCGGCCATTGGCGCTGTGATCATTGGTTTGATAATTTTTGGTCCTCGTATCGGAGTATAA
- the hisS gene encoding histidine--tRNA ligase, whose amino-acid sequence MPRVKKIEKKEEKKPRKKTNPIQTVRGMKDVLPPEQMLWDYVISESRRLCQNFGFGRIETPVVEFADLFERGVGELTDIVEKEMFVFETKGDEKVALRPEGTAGIVRSYIENGMSKWSQPVRLYYEGPMFRYDRPQTGRYREFHQFGFEVFGDACPAVDAQVIYLAWKIFQRIGLKNVTIQINSIGCKECRSNYKNVLTDYYEMKINKLCTDCKRRLLKNPLRLLDCKEEKCMQVASSAPQIIDSLCTGCHDHFKNVLEFLDELELPYVLNSSLVRGLDYYTKTVFEIWAADPEGGSRQLSLGGGGRYDNLVQSLGGEPTAAVGYSFGLERVIEQLIRAKISIDMKIKKEVFLVQLGDKARKKILKLFDKLIDANISVGESVGRGSIKSQLRIANRYSSKLALIIGQKEALDNTVIIRDMESGMQEVVTLEDAVTEVKRRLA is encoded by the coding sequence ATGCCAAGAGTTAAAAAGATCGAAAAAAAAGAAGAAAAGAAACCGCGAAAGAAGACAAATCCTATACAAACCGTAAGGGGAATGAAGGATGTTTTGCCGCCGGAACAGATGCTCTGGGATTATGTGATCAGTGAGAGCAGGAGGCTGTGCCAGAATTTCGGTTTTGGAAGAATTGAAACGCCCGTTGTTGAATTCGCAGATTTGTTCGAACGCGGAGTTGGCGAGCTGACGGATATAGTTGAGAAGGAAATGTTCGTTTTTGAGACCAAGGGTGATGAAAAAGTTGCATTAAGGCCCGAAGGGACTGCCGGCATAGTGAGGTCGTATATAGAGAATGGCATGAGCAAGTGGTCACAGCCCGTGAGGCTTTATTATGAGGGTCCGATGTTCAGATATGACAGGCCTCAGACGGGAAGATACAGAGAGTTCCATCAATTCGGGTTTGAGGTGTTCGGAGATGCCTGTCCTGCAGTTGATGCGCAGGTTATCTATCTGGCATGGAAGATTTTCCAGAGAATCGGTTTGAAAAATGTGACGATTCAGATCAATAGCATAGGATGCAAGGAATGCAGATCGAACTACAAGAATGTTCTGACGGATTATTATGAAATGAAAATCAATAAATTATGCACCGACTGCAAAAGGAGATTGCTTAAAAACCCGCTAAGGCTTTTGGATTGCAAAGAAGAAAAATGCATGCAAGTCGCATCATCAGCGCCTCAAATAATCGACAGTTTATGTACGGGATGTCATGATCACTTCAAGAACGTACTTGAATTCCTTGATGAGTTGGAGCTTCCCTATGTATTGAATTCCAGTCTGGTGAGGGGCCTTGATTATTACACAAAAACAGTGTTTGAGATCTGGGCGGCGGATCCGGAGGGCGGTTCAAGGCAGCTGTCTCTCGGGGGCGGCGGCAGGTATGATAATCTCGTACAGTCGCTGGGCGGCGAACCTACGGCTGCTGTGGGATATTCATTCGGCCTCGAGAGGGTGATCGAGCAGCTTATCAGAGCAAAGATAAGTATTGATATGAAAATCAAAAAGGAAGTATTTCTGGTGCAGCTCGGAGATAAAGCCAGAAAAAAAATATTAAAGCTATTCGACAAGCTAATAGATGCGAATATATCCGTTGGTGAATCTGTGGGGCGGGGCAGCATAAAGTCGCAGCTTCGGATCGCAAACAGGTATAGCAGCAAGCTAGCTCTTATAATCGGTCAGAAGGAAGCATTGGACAATACGGTTATAATAAGGGATATGGAAAGCGGGATGCAGGAGGTTGTGACATTGGAAGACGCGGTTACTGAAGTCAAAAGAAGACTCGCATAA
- a CDS encoding anaerobic ribonucleoside-triphosphate reductase activating protein, producing MIIGGMQKFTLLDYPGKISAIVFTKGCNLRCPYCHNPEIVDPKKIDYENNISEQDVIKFLETRKGDLDGVCITGGEPTLQIGLSGFIRKIKDMGFLVKLDTNATQLGTVKNLVKDDIVDYWAVDIKTVPKKYIILGGGDGVVKNIEKSLGLMINSGKKLELRTTVVRGLVNEGDIDVMMAWLNGINKEILKKIDRYSLQGFRPEKTLLAGYAAVVPYPREMLEIMAEKIKPFCRNVIIMSD from the coding sequence ATGATCATAGGCGGAATGCAAAAATTTACCCTGCTTGATTATCCGGGCAAAATATCGGCAATTGTTTTTACGAAAGGCTGCAATTTGAGGTGCCCTTATTGCCATAATCCCGAAATAGTCGATCCCAAAAAGATAGATTATGAAAATAATATAAGCGAACAAGACGTTATTAAGTTCCTCGAAACAAGAAAGGGTGATCTTGACGGGGTTTGCATAACGGGAGGGGAGCCTACCCTGCAGATAGGATTAAGCGGTTTCATCAGGAAAATAAAAGATATGGGTTTTTTGGTCAAGCTCGATACGAATGCGACTCAGTTGGGAACCGTCAAGAATCTGGTAAAGGACGACATTGTCGACTATTGGGCGGTGGATATAAAAACGGTACCGAAAAAATATATAATTCTGGGCGGCGGCGATGGCGTTGTAAAAAATATTGAAAAAAGCCTGGGTCTGATGATCAATAGCGGCAAAAAACTTGAACTCAGGACAACGGTTGTCAGGGGGCTGGTGAATGAGGGTGATATAGATGTAATGATGGCGTGGCTGAATGGCATTAATAAGGAGATACTCAAAAAGATAGACAGATATTCACTCCAGGGATTCAGGCCGGAGAAGACTCTGCTTGCCGGATATGCAGCAGTCGTGCCCTATCCCAGGGAAATGCTTGAAATAATGGCTGAAAAAATAAAGCCATTTTGCAGGAATGTAATAATTATGTCTGATTAA
- the ybeY gene encoding rRNA maturation RNase YbeY has translation MPFHIRYLSRKTVNEAYIKHIVESSLRSMHKDDAEFDLVFIGKKRMRDLNRIYRGKDKVTDVLSFGNTYGSKKDPFVSPRDIPENLGEIFICTERAKEQAKQKGHSLKKELSILLIHGILHLAGFDHEDDKDARIMQRTENRLLSEL, from the coding sequence ATGCCGTTTCATATAAGATATTTATCAAGAAAAACTGTCAATGAGGCATACATTAAACATATAGTTGAAAGCAGTTTGAGATCGATGCATAAAGATGATGCGGAATTCGACTTGGTGTTCATCGGAAAAAAAAGAATGAGAGATCTCAATAGAATTTACAGAGGAAAGGACAAGGTAACTGACGTGCTGTCTTTCGGAAATACTTACGGAAGCAAGAAAGATCCGTTTGTCAGCCCCCGCGATATTCCTGAAAATTTAGGTGAAATATTCATTTGCACTGAGCGTGCCAAAGAGCAAGCGAAACAGAAGGGGCATAGCTTAAAAAAGGAGCTGTCAATACTTTTAATTCACGGAATATTGCATCTCGCGGGATTCGATCATGAGGATGATAAAGATGCGCGCATTATGCAACGGACTGAAAACAGGTTGCTTTCGGAACTGTAA
- a CDS encoding LCP family protein: MLKIAVKFFFLMLLLALIPLVGFSYEFFQTGNKIFSKKEGSDSIIKQFSEMIFSPAQSLDGENEDSINILLLGIGGKHHNGGDLTDTIMIARIKPQKKEAAFISIPRDLFVHVTELNIGTKINAVKALGDKNGKDGMLLLKNTIEEISGQKINYYLQLDFSGFTKIIDDVGGIDIELENDINDPTYPNFSNGYDPFYIKKGLHHLDGALALKVARSRHSKMGDFDRIKRQQNILKAFRQKIFEKYSSVDIMAFKNILTDLGDHLQTDIEPKEIPRFYKIAKDIGNHKITTESIDTSNYLARSYVGLGYTLDTKSKDYENIKKFSEDIFTLSMSDEERDSIKKESATIEIKNATGTPDVANTVARDLESYGFRIINSTNTADETASGVKILNNSNGLKPLTLSILKSKFLAMLEDGADISDSKADFVILLGKGF, from the coding sequence ATGCTGAAGATTGCCGTAAAATTCTTTTTTCTGATGCTTTTACTTGCACTCATACCGCTCGTTGGTTTTTCATATGAATTTTTTCAGACCGGAAATAAGATATTTTCGAAGAAAGAAGGTTCTGATTCCATAATCAAGCAATTTTCAGAAATGATCTTCAGTCCGGCGCAATCCCTTGATGGTGAAAATGAAGACAGCATCAACATACTCCTTCTTGGGATCGGAGGAAAACACCACAATGGAGGAGATCTCACAGATACAATCATGATCGCAAGAATAAAGCCGCAAAAAAAAGAAGCCGCATTTATTTCGATACCCAGGGATCTTTTCGTCCATGTTACGGAATTGAACATCGGAACAAAGATCAATGCTGTCAAGGCGCTCGGCGACAAAAATGGCAAAGATGGCATGCTCCTTCTGAAGAATACGATCGAGGAAATATCCGGCCAAAAGATCAATTATTATCTGCAACTGGATTTTAGCGGGTTCACGAAGATCATTGATGATGTGGGCGGAATAGACATTGAGCTTGAAAACGACATTAATGATCCGACATATCCCAATTTTTCCAATGGATACGACCCATTCTATATAAAAAAGGGCTTGCATCACCTTGACGGAGCACTCGCTCTCAAAGTCGCAAGATCGAGGCACAGCAAAATGGGAGATTTCGACAGAATAAAAAGACAGCAGAATATTCTCAAGGCGTTCAGGCAGAAAATATTTGAAAAATATTCCAGTGTCGACATCATGGCATTCAAAAACATATTGACCGACCTGGGAGACCATCTGCAAACGGACATCGAACCGAAAGAGATCCCGAGATTCTACAAAATAGCGAAAGATATCGGAAATCACAAGATCACAACGGAATCCATAGACACGAGCAACTATCTTGCGCGGTCGTATGTCGGACTGGGATACACCCTCGATACAAAATCAAAAGATTATGAGAACATCAAAAAATTCAGCGAAGACATTTTCACTCTTTCCATGAGCGATGAGGAACGAGATTCCATAAAAAAAGAAAGTGCCACCATTGAAATTAAAAATGCCACCGGAACGCCTGATGTTGCAAATACGGTTGCAAGGGACCTTGAATCTTACGGATTCAGGATAATCAATTCGACAAACACAGCGGATGAGACGGCTTCGGGAGTAAAAATATTGAACAATTCCAATGGCCTCAAGCCGCTGACCCTTTCCATCCTCAAAAGCAAGTTTCTCGCGATGCTTGAAGATGGAGCGGATATCTCGGATAGTAAAGCGGATTTTGTCATACTCCTCGGTAAAGGATTCTGA
- a CDS encoding histidine triad nucleotide-binding protein: protein MDCIFCKISKKEIPANVVFENEDIIAFKDINPVAPVHVLVIPKKHIESVVDVKDSDEALMGKMIIAAKKIAEQMKISESGYKLLVRVGKNGGQEIGHIHMHLLGGARLYENIRPA, encoded by the coding sequence ATGGATTGCATATTCTGCAAAATATCAAAAAAAGAAATACCTGCAAACGTGGTATTTGAGAATGAAGACATAATAGCCTTTAAGGACATCAATCCCGTTGCGCCGGTGCACGTTCTGGTCATTCCCAAAAAACATATTGAATCTGTCGTTGACGTAAAAGATAGCGACGAGGCTCTGATGGGCAAGATGATAATAGCAGCAAAGAAAATAGCCGAGCAGATGAAGATATCCGAAAGTGGATACAAGCTTCTGGTAAGGGTCGGAAAAAATGGCGGACAGGAGATCGGGCATATTCATATGCATTTGCTGGGCGGAGCGCGGCTTTATGAAAATATCAGACCGGCATAG
- the ftsA gene encoding cell division protein FtsA: MSKDDIIVGLDIGTSSVRTVIAQKQSDTSKLMVLGVGVAPSNGLNGGIVVDVEEVIRSIVESKELAERTAGIPVEHAIVSINGSHIFSQFSKGVVAVSRADGEISEDDVARVINAAQAISIPNNKEIINLFPCNYTIDGQEKIKDPVGMNGVRLEVNALVVEGTTPFIKNLNKCVERSGIDVECIVFSNLAAAKAVLTKRQKELGVVVVDIGKGITGISVYEDGNILLSCVIPVGAGHITNDVAIGLRTSIDVAEKIKLEYGTVQSSDVGKNEKIVLSEFDENEEGEFSRKYLAEIVEARVDEIFSMVDDELKKIDKSGMLPSGVVITGGGAKLPGIVNLAKKALRLPAQIGYPKEMDGIIDRVDDPSFATSIGLILWESDENGYFQSSSSGMMDKISIDKIGKKIRKLFKTLLP, encoded by the coding sequence ATGTCAAAAGACGATATCATAGTCGGGCTGGATATAGGGACAAGTTCGGTCAGGACCGTAATTGCCCAAAAACAAAGCGATACTTCAAAGCTTATGGTGCTGGGCGTTGGAGTTGCACCGTCGAACGGGTTGAACGGGGGTATTGTTGTTGACGTGGAAGAAGTAATAAGGTCAATCGTCGAGTCGAAGGAACTGGCCGAGAGAACGGCGGGAATTCCGGTTGAGCATGCTATAGTAAGCATTAACGGAAGTCATATTTTTTCGCAATTTTCAAAAGGTGTTGTTGCCGTATCCAGGGCGGATGGCGAGATAAGCGAGGACGACGTGGCGCGCGTCATAAATGCGGCTCAGGCCATATCGATCCCCAATAACAAAGAGATAATTAATCTTTTTCCCTGCAATTATACAATAGACGGGCAGGAAAAAATAAAGGATCCTGTGGGAATGAATGGCGTCAGGCTGGAGGTCAATGCTCTGGTTGTTGAAGGAACGACGCCGTTTATAAAGAATCTGAATAAATGCGTAGAACGGTCGGGAATAGATGTTGAATGTATTGTGTTCTCAAATCTTGCAGCAGCTAAGGCGGTTTTGACAAAAAGGCAGAAAGAATTGGGTGTTGTAGTTGTTGATATTGGAAAGGGAATTACAGGGATATCGGTATATGAGGATGGAAACATATTGCTATCGTGCGTCATACCGGTGGGTGCGGGGCACATTACGAATGATGTTGCGATCGGACTCAGGACGTCGATCGACGTTGCAGAGAAGATCAAACTTGAATATGGAACAGTGCAGTCGTCGGATGTCGGTAAGAATGAAAAGATCGTACTTTCTGAATTCGATGAAAATGAAGAAGGGGAGTTCAGTCGCAAGTATCTTGCGGAAATAGTCGAGGCGAGGGTGGATGAAATCTTTTCAATGGTTGACGACGAGTTGAAAAAGATCGATAAAAGCGGGATGCTTCCTTCGGGGGTCGTTATAACCGGAGGCGGAGCAAAGCTTCCGGGAATCGTGAATCTTGCGAAAAAAGCGTTAAGGCTTCCGGCGCAGATCGGATATCCGAAGGAGATGGATGGCATCATTGATCGCGTCGATGATCCTTCGTTTGCGACCTCTATCGGATTGATTTTGTGGGAGTCTGATGAGAACGGTTATTTTCAGTCAAGTTCGAGCGGTATGATGGATAAGATATCCATCGATAAAATAGGAAAAAAGATCAGGAAATTATTCAAAACATTGCTGCCTTGA
- a CDS encoding DUF167 domain-containing protein: MKFRCKVITRSSRNEVVGIDNLYRLDLGFKGRAKDDELPMLRIYLTAVPENGKANKKLVEVLSEAMDISRSRISIIKGEKSHEKVIEIDD, encoded by the coding sequence ATGAAATTTAGATGCAAGGTCATCACCAGGTCATCAAGGAATGAGGTGGTGGGTATCGACAATTTATATCGGCTTGATCTTGGTTTTAAGGGAAGGGCGAAAGATGACGAACTTCCGATGCTGAGAATATATCTGACGGCCGTTCCGGAAAATGGAAAAGCGAATAAGAAGCTGGTTGAGGTTTTGTCCGAAGCAATGGATATCAGTAGGAGCAGGATCAGTATCATTAAAGGTGAAAAAAGCCATGAGAAGGTCATAGAGATCGATGACTAG